The genomic window TACGGTTATAAGATTTCCAAAATTGCAACATACCCTGAAGAAAAGATACCACAACTGGTACGCGAAATAATCTCGAAGAAAAACTCTCAAAACTACGCCATTACATCTTTTAAAATGGCAATGATGAACTTTGATCAAGAGTTATTCTTTAATACATTCGATTGGCTAATTACCGAAAAAACGTTTAAAGAAGTTTTTAAAGAACATTTTTTACCTCTTTTAAAAGAGCTTGGATTATTATGGCAATCTGAAACCATCACTCCTGCAAATGAACATTTCATGAGCCATTTGATCAAGCAGAAAATCTTAATTTACACAGAAAGTCTTCAAATAAGAAAACCCATAAAAACTGATCGAATTTTTGTTTTATCACTTCCGTTAAACGAAATTCACCAGATCGGATTATTGTATCTGCAATACGAAATTCTTGATAAAGGCTACAAAACCATTTATCTTGGAGAAAGCATGCCAATTGAAAACCTACAAGATTTAACCAAACATTTTGAGAACATTACGTTTATTTCTTTCATGACTGTCCAACCTGACAGAAGTGTAATTAATCAGTATGTAAAATCTATGGGACAGAAATTGCTGCAGGAAAATAACGAAATCTGGCTTATGGGTAAAATGGTAGAACATATCGACCAAAAAATCATTACAGACAGAATTCGCATTTTTGATTCTATGGAAGAAACTATTAACATGCTTTAATTTAGTTTTGTTTAAGTTTTTCTTATATTTGTTAAACAAATGAGAAAGACGATTCAAATAATAGGTTCAGGCTTCTCTTCTTTAGCAGCCGCATGTTACCTTGCCCAACAAGGAAACGAGGTAACTGTTTACGAAAAAAACAATACAATTGGCGGACGTGCGAGACAGTTTAAAGCAGACGGTTTCACTTTTGACATGGGACCAAGCTGGTATTGGATGCCTGATGTCTTCGAACGCTTTTTTCAGGATTTCAATAAAAAGCCTTCTGATTATTACGAACTGATAAAATTAAATCCAGCCTACAGGGTTTATTTCGGAATCGATGATTTTATCAGTATTTATGATAATTTGGAAGAAATAAAATACACTTTTGAAACCATAGAAAAAGGAAGCGGTATAAAACTGCAGAATTTTATTGACCAAGCTAAAAGCAACTATGACATTGCCATTAAAAATTTAGTGTATCGTCCAGGAATCTCTCCTCTCGAATTAATCACTAAAGAAACTGCTTTAAAACTGGATCAGTTTTTTAAGAATGTCAGCAGTGATATTCGCAAAAATTTTAAAAATGAAAGATTAATTCAGATTCTAGAATTTCCCGTTTTATTTCTCGGAGCAAAACCGGACAAAACTCCTTCATTTTACAATTTTATGAATTATGCCGATTTCGGTTTAGGAACTTGGCATCCAAAAACAGGAATGTTTGATGTCATTCAAGGAATCGAAAAACTGGCTTTGGAACTTGGCGTAACTATTAAAACCAATTCGCCAATAGAAAAAATTATTGTTGAGAATAAAATCGCAACTGGAATCGTGATTAACGGTGAGGCTCTAAAAGCTGATATAGTTCTAAGCGGAGCAGATTATCATCATTCTGAAACTTTACTTGAAAACGAATATAGAATGTATTCTGAAAAATATTGGGAGAATAGAATTTTTGCACCTTCATCTCTCCTATTTTTTATTGGTTTTGATAAAAAAATAGAGAATATTTCGCATCATGCCTTGTTTTTTGATGTTGATTTCAATCAGCATGCAGCAGCTATTTACGATCAGCCAAAGTGGCCAGAAGCTCCATTGTTCTACGCCAACTTTCCATCTAAAACAGATAAAACTGCTGCGCCAGAAGGAATGGAATCTGGGTTTTTCTTGATTCCGCTTGCCCCTGGAATTGAAGATAATGAAGAACTGAGAGAAGAATATTTTGAAAAAATCATATCCCGCTTTGAAGAACTTACCCAGCAAAAAATTAAAAATAACATTATCTTTAAGAGATCATTCTGTAAAAACGACTTTGTAACCGATTATAATGCCTACAAAGGAAATGCTTACGGAATGGCCAATACTTTATTGCAAACGGCTTTTTTGAGACCAAAATTAAAAAGCAAAAAGGTCAAGAATCTATATTTTACAGGACAATTAACTGTTCCTGGCCCAGGTGTTCCGCCTGCTTTAATTTCAGGAAAACTAGCAGCTGAATTAATTCAAAAATCTTTTAGATCTTAAAAAATGAAATCACTATTCGACGCCGTTTCTTTCAAATGCAGCAAATTGGTTACCAAAAATTACAGCACTTCATTTTCTCTGGCTGTAAAAATGCTTTCGCCAAGTATTCGTGATGCGATTTACAGCATTTACGGATTTGTACGTTTTGCCGATGAAATTGTAGATTCATTTCATGGCTACGAAAAAGAATATCTAATTGAAGATTTTGAAAAAGAATATTACAAAGCAATGGAATTGGGCATCAGCTTAAACCCGATTTTGAATTCTTTTCAGCAAACTGTAAAAGAATATAATATTACCGACGATTTGGTTCAGGCTTTTCTAAAAAGCATGAAAATGGATCTTATAAAATCAAATTACCAAACACAAACCGAATACATCGATTACATTTATGGTTCTGCAGACGTTGTGGGTTTAATGTGCCTAAAAGTTTTTGTGACTGGAAAAGAGCACAAATACGAACAGCTGAAATACGAAGCCATGCGTTTAGGATCGGCTTTTCAGAAAGTAAATTTCCTGAGAGATTTAAAAGACGACAATACCATCTTAAACCGTTCATATTTTCCTGGCATAAACTTGAATAACTTTAACGAAGATTCAAAAAACCAGATT from Flavobacterium sp. KACC 22763 includes these protein-coding regions:
- a CDS encoding MerR family transcriptional regulator, which gives rise to MINNIKTVFSIKDLENLSGIKAHTIRIWEKRYNILEPMRTDTNIRFYNLHNLQKLLNITLLHEYGYKISKIATYPEEKIPQLVREIISKKNSQNYAITSFKMAMMNFDQELFFNTFDWLITEKTFKEVFKEHFLPLLKELGLLWQSETITPANEHFMSHLIKQKILIYTESLQIRKPIKTDRIFVLSLPLNEIHQIGLLYLQYEILDKGYKTIYLGESMPIENLQDLTKHFENITFISFMTVQPDRSVINQYVKSMGQKLLQENNEIWLMGKMVEHIDQKIITDRIRIFDSMEETINML
- a CDS encoding phytoene desaturase family protein, giving the protein MRKTIQIIGSGFSSLAAACYLAQQGNEVTVYEKNNTIGGRARQFKADGFTFDMGPSWYWMPDVFERFFQDFNKKPSDYYELIKLNPAYRVYFGIDDFISIYDNLEEIKYTFETIEKGSGIKLQNFIDQAKSNYDIAIKNLVYRPGISPLELITKETALKLDQFFKNVSSDIRKNFKNERLIQILEFPVLFLGAKPDKTPSFYNFMNYADFGLGTWHPKTGMFDVIQGIEKLALELGVTIKTNSPIEKIIVENKIATGIVINGEALKADIVLSGADYHHSETLLENEYRMYSEKYWENRIFAPSSLLFFIGFDKKIENISHHALFFDVDFNQHAAAIYDQPKWPEAPLFYANFPSKTDKTAAPEGMESGFFLIPLAPGIEDNEELREEYFEKIISRFEELTQQKIKNNIIFKRSFCKNDFVTDYNAYKGNAYGMANTLLQTAFLRPKLKSKKVKNLYFTGQLTVPGPGVPPALISGKLAAELIQKSFRS
- a CDS encoding phytoene/squalene synthase family protein, with the protein product MKSLFDAVSFKCSKLVTKNYSTSFSLAVKMLSPSIRDAIYSIYGFVRFADEIVDSFHGYEKEYLIEDFEKEYYKAMELGISLNPILNSFQQTVKEYNITDDLVQAFLKSMKMDLIKSNYQTQTEYIDYIYGSADVVGLMCLKVFVTGKEHKYEQLKYEAMRLGSAFQKVNFLRDLKDDNTILNRSYFPGINLNNFNEDSKNQIIKEIEEDFRIAYQGIVKLPIEAKFGVYTAYVYYKKLLKKLKNTPYYEIGNARIRVSNYTKAGLLAQSFVTYKLKLV